TTTGCGGGAGCTGTGCTTCGGTGAAAGGCTGTGCCCGGACCGCGGATATTTCATTGCCCAGCCCGCGAACTTCGATGCCTTTAAAGCCAAGGTCCTTCGCCATGGAACAGATCTCGCTCCAACTGAAGTTGGGGCAGCCGAGTGTTGAAAATGCAAGTTTCATAGTTATTTCCTCCTTAAATTAAAAAGCGCTTTCGTCCATAGCATTTCTGCTAGAGACGAAAGCGCCAAACTTCCGCGGTACCACTCTTTTTGGTATGAAACATACCCACTCTAAAGGCATCGGTCAAAATGACGAATACCCTCTCGTTGTAACGGCGAGAAACCCGGTGGCGCCTACTTGCTTTTAGTCACCATGATGGCTTCCGAAAGCTTTCAGCTAACTGCTCAAGGGGGAGTCACAATTGCTCTGCGCGCTGTTTTTCAGCATCCAACAGCTCTCTGTAGCGACATACCGCAAAGTGTTTTCCCTGTCATCGCATTTAAATAATTTTTCCGCTATGTTATCAAACTTTAGGCTGGCTGTCAAGCATAATTATACAGAATCGCATCTTGGGATCTCATTCGATAAGCTTAGATTTTTGCGGTTTAAACCTTTAATGTTAGATTTCCTGTATTTATTTGTTATTATCAGTAGTTTCGTTAACTTCTTCTACAGTTTCTGCCAGCTCAGTGACTCCCATGTTTTCCTCGATAGCATTTTCTTCAAAAACCTTTTCTTCAGGAGTATTATTGCCAACTTCATCTTTAGTTAACAATATTAAGCATTTTGAAAATCTATAATTAATGATGCCAGCACCTAATAAAATGAATGCGATGCCCCCATAAACAGCGATTGGTTCAAATATTCCTGGAAGCAATTGTGCTGGTATTAATTCCTCCATAACCTTAGCAGCAGGATATCCTTGAGCTACATAATTTGCAACAGTATTGTTGAAATACATAATATTATTAATCAATGATGCAACCGCAATAAGAGCTACAACTAAAAAAGCAATATACAGAGCAATAGAACTAGCAGGGATTTTAAGTTTTTTAGGCACATTTGTTTCTTTAAGATCCATAATAATTTGTCTCCATTTCCGCCATCAAGGGCTATACTATCAATACGAAATTTTGATTTATTATGTAGTTTAGCACCTTCAACTTAAAATATCCTGAAATTTAACTTAAAATCTCATGAGATTGCTTCACAGCAGAACAAACCTTTTGATACCATCATTCCAAAATTCTGGGATAATCAGCTTATGCTTTAAAATCAACTTGTGCAAAAAATCATGTGCATATCAAAGTAATATATTGTCTCTTTACGTCTGCCCTGAGCCGGTTTCTGTTGTTCCTGGAATCCCGGGGTTATATCCTTTGTTGTCGTCCTGGGTAGCGTCCTGACCAGTCCCACCCGCACCGGTACCCGCCCGGGCGCCGCTGCCCCCTGTTTTACCCGTAGTTGTACCCGTCCCTGTCTCATCAACCGGCGTGATGATCACCGTACCATTTAAACCGGAAGAAGTGCCGGAGGTGCCGCTTTTAGTCTCCTGCCCCGGTTCGGACGGTGTCTGCTTGGACCCGCTTTGGTTCTGCTGGGTTGCAGAAGATTGTTGAGTACGGTCAGCCTGGCTGGAAGACCCGGTGCTTACAGGCTGGCCGCTCAACGGACTGGTCAGTACGACATCGGTCACTGTCTCCCCGTTAAAGAGCTTGGCTGCCATCTGCTTCGCTTCAGCCGGGTCAACTCCCCAGTAGCTGTCCCCGCCAATATCCAATGGCCGCCCCGGCAGGGTCTGCGCCACAATACTACCGTCTTCCAATTTCTTACCGGCTGAAGCCAGGGTCACCATATCATTGACGCTCAGGTTGGTTTTCACATGCTTGTTTATTTCTGGAACCAGCGACGGCAATTTAAGAATTGTGCCGGGCTGCAGCATCTCCTTGGCCAGGGTTACCAGAAACTTCTGCTGGTGCGCGGTCCGTTCAATGTCACCCATTGGATAATCCCGGAAGCGAACATACTGCAACGCCTTATCACCATCCAGACGCTGGACGCCCTTTTTCAGGTTGATTTCATAAACGCCGCCATCAGTTTCGTCCTCGTGGTTCATGTCTTGATCAACATCGAGAGTAACTCCGCCGAGCGCGTCCACAATATTCTTAAAGCCGTTAAAATTGGCCTGTACATAATACTTGACCGGTATCCCCAAAAATCAATATTATATATTACAGCGTGTTTTAGAACATTAAAATTAAAGAGGAATCGAAAAAATGAGTAAAACGATATGTCAAGTAGTTGACTCTTCAGGGAACCTACCGCGGGAATTCATCAAACAGTACAACATCATCGAAGTTCCATTCTATTTCACATTTGATAACACAAATTACTACTGTGAGAATGTTAATTATAAAATAACTGAGTTTTATAAACATATGGTAGAATATCCTGACGAGGTTCCCAAAACATCTGCTCCCAATATTCTTGATTGGTTAACCGTATTTGAGGAGCAGTATGCCGGAGGCGCTAAAAAGTATATTGTGACGACGATTTCTCCCAAATTATCTTCCAGCTTTCAAACGGCTATTTCTGCAAAAAAAATTTTTGAAGAGAGAAATAAAGATGTCGAAATTAAAGTAATTAGTTCAGATACTTGTGCTTGTGGGCAGGCCGCATTGGAAATAGGAATCGCTAAAATGATTGATAGTGGTATAGACTATGTGGATATCGTTGAGATAATACATAAGATGGTTTCGAATATAAGCACGCTTTTTGTGGTTAACAGCCTGACATATATGAAGGCTGGAGGCAGAATCGGAGGAGCGGCCGCCTTCCTGGGAAAACTAATCAACATTAAGCCATTATGTGAGTTTATTGATGGCATGGTACATCCAATCAAAGCCATACGTGGAAGAAAAAATTCGCTTAAAACCATGATAGATGTAGCAGTTTCAAGGATTATTGATATTAATAAAATGATAATCATTATCCAACATGCAGAATGCCAGGAAGATGCAGACTATATATGTAATTATCTAAAAGAGAAAGTAAATTATAGTGGTCATGTATTTAATAGCGGTCTAGGGATTATAGTAGGAGCACATTCAGGTCCGGGTACAATAGGTATTGGTTTTGTGGAATAATCCTGTCTAAAGCTATTGCAAACTCTTCATACAAGTTTTTTTCGGCTTTTTTCATAATTTCTTTATCTGTATCATTAATATCCTTTTCTTAGATAATATCTATAATTTTATATACTCCCGTTAAGTTGTATGCCACATAATCAGTAACTTTGAACATAAACATTCCTCCTTGAATCATAGTTTTACTCATCAATACCAACAGACATTTCCCGTAGAACTTCTTGCAAGAAGGCTTCTTCTGATTCACGTAAAAAAGTTAGATTTTTAATAATGGCTTTTTTCTTAAATCGCGCCTCTCTATCGGATATACTGATTTCCTTCACTCTATTTATATTTGTTTTAACTTTAGCAAGTCTTTTTGTTAAACATTGAGCCATTTCCCTTGGCGTTAGCGCATTAGAAGCTTCCAACCCAACGTTTAAATCCAGGTAAAACCACTCTAGATTGGATAAAAGCCTTTTTGAAGTTTCAGTAAGCGCTGTCTTGCCGGAATCTGTTATATAGTATCTTTTTCGGTCCGGCATTCGCCCGTCTCTCTCATTATGTGAAATGACCAACCCGTTTTCCTCTAACCTCTTTAATACCTGGTAAATAGAAGCTACTCCGACCCT
This region of Pelotomaculum schinkii genomic DNA includes:
- a CDS encoding LCP family protein codes for the protein MGIPVKYYVQANFNGFKNIVDALGGVTLDVDQDMNHEDETDGGVYEINLKKGVQRLDGDKALQYVRFRDYPMGDIERTAHQQKFLVTLAKEMLQPGTILKLPSLVPEINKHVKTNLSVNDMVTLASAGKKLEDGSIVAQTLPGRPLDIGGDSYWGVDPAEAKQMAAKLFNGETVTDVVLTSPLSGQPVSTGSSSQADRTQQSSATQQNQSGSKQTPSEPGQETKSGTSGTSSGLNGTVIITPVDETGTGTTTGKTGGSGARAGTGAGGTGQDATQDDNKGYNPGIPGTTETGSGQT
- a CDS encoding DegV family protein: MSKTICQVVDSSGNLPREFIKQYNIIEVPFYFTFDNTNYYCENVNYKITEFYKHMVEYPDEVPKTSAPNILDWLTVFEEQYAGGAKKYIVTTISPKLSSSFQTAISAKKIFEERNKDVEIKVISSDTCACGQAALEIGIAKMIDSGIDYVDIVEIIHKMVSNISTLFVVNSLTYMKAGGRIGGAAAFLGKLINIKPLCEFIDGMVHPIKAIRGRKNSLKTMIDVAVSRIIDINKMIIIIQHAECQEDADYICNYLKEKVNYSGHVFNSGLGIIVGAHSGPGTIGIGFVE
- a CDS encoding PadR family transcriptional regulator; translation: MRAYETEDGFAVNKIILSNIEAILLSIVREKPSYAYEINKVIEYRNLRMWVRVGVASIYQVLKRLEENGLVISHNERDGRMPDRKRYYITDSGKTALTETSKRLLSNLEWFYLDLNVGLEASNALTPREMAQCLTKRLAKVKTNINRVKEISISDREARFKKKAIIKNLTFLRESEEAFLQEVLREMSVGIDE